Proteins from a single region of Kluyveromyces lactis strain NRRL Y-1140 chromosome C complete sequence:
- the GCN2 gene encoding serine/threonine-protein kinase GCN2 (similar to uniprot|P15442 Saccharomyces cerevisiae YDR283C GCN2 Protein kinase phosphorylates the alpha-subunit of translation initiation factor eIF2 (Sui2p) in response to starvation activated by uncharged tRNAs and the Gcn1p-Gcn20p complex), translated as MSLSNLTLSQYYEIQKLETEALQSIYMDDFTDLTKRHSSWDKHPQIIFEIGLRSQESDPAECSLNLHVVLPSTYPHAAPQITFKNVINVPDGQLNKLRQEIKEIHQRSKGQEIIYEIIIATQDVLEDSQKHVVTDSLEDQRLQRIRDEEARMKLEEEQRQKMIEKQKMQEQKLIDEVFQKELAKRMDDEVLEFSNDKEIDLLPPAELTSSGQAFVFPQLITAKLPNNSQYKFRAVIQPQSINLCDDPLSFASQMLVKPFIPAESPLYNVLKSSDQLDSIQYLLTEVILDNPYFNTSNGKKEISLLEKDLEAVIQVNHDNVNRLYAFSVERLGRNSSTFQWKIRLLTEFAQFTTLNDIVTSVGFVNLATARGWLLRLLEGLENLHKHGISHRLIDMHTVQLSKDTDFGTTIPKLIHPSYGYTILSMVTRYPSKNGVKLELPNIKWIAPELVKFKGSKPQRKTDIWQLAVLFIIIISGVDTTINFSSPDEFLETVEMDDSLYEFLKKMLQPEPKQRLTPLELLPMKFLRTNIDAGINKLNLYPDSLIDNKTLSTLPSSSGSQTLRSRTASRASTDGGRRRSFNIGSRFSSLNSGSRSRYATDFEEIAVLGKGAYGQVVKARNALDSRYYAIKKIRHSEEKLSTILSEVMLLASLNHRYVVRYYAAWLEEEQANHDSTAIESEDEFSDDSYSFSSSDGQGSINKSLTGLNSNNWDFISNSFQGSYPEIVFGNSSDEDEDEAEDEDATGVSKASASEVTGLDSSKNDTLQEDGIGDMKFGRDKRSKMKSLSVKSPRKSTLFIQMEYCENRTLYDLIHTESLNNQKEEYWRLFRQILEALSYIHSQGIIHRDLKPMNIFIDESRNIKIGDFGLAKNVQISQDTLRRDSFTSAGSSGDLTSAIGTALYVASEIITSHGNYNEKVDMYSLGIIFFEMIYPFDTGMERVNVIKKLRNIDVEFPSDFDDKKLHTEKKIIKLLLDHDPVRRPTASALLRSGWVPVKNQDELIKEALKNISDPSSPWQQQVRENLFTQPYHLSSDILFDLSRSDTTPFLQLLRAQMVDEVIKIFRRHGAIENNEPPIIFPKAPIYSTQNVYEVLDRGGSVLQLQYDLTYPMARYLSKNPNTTSKQYRMQYVFRPSESTHSSTEPRKFGEVDFDIISNSSTDSAVHDAECLKVVDEIVSTFPVFTNTNTILVINHADILDGVFNFCNIDKAQRSLVSHMLSQLGFGRAFKDLKIDLRSQLNISSTSLNDLELFDFRSDLETSKKRLSKLLVDSPYLKRIEEAFGYVSKVVDYFKPLGVTRNVVISPLSNYNNGFYKGGIMFQSVFDNGRTRSLISAGGRYDNLISLIARPSGGKLNHIQKAVGFNLAWETMFLIVKNYFKLAGGRTNKKFTKSIKVGNNEWKPKRCEVLVSSFSNSILNTVGIEVVSKLWKAGISADIVRGCFSVEDVITSAQKDGVDWIVLIKQQSYSIANTKRKYKPLKIKNLSTNFDADMDIDEFLSLYEDSFNREANNDLPMKDDFFSEHDDRNKWDDNSSQERSQDGESDTISAAGPQKVIFIPNPATRAKGKPSKKDKWVFEESARNASRQLIHSLSSVPIFAVDAIHDETLEIISITSLSQKDEWLRKVFGSAANSAPRSFATNIYNNLSKEAAKGGRWAIVHCNKTGKSCVVDLQR; from the coding sequence ATGTCATTAAGCAATTTGACTCTTAGTCAGTATTATGAAATACAAAAGCTAGAAACAGAAGCTTTACAGTCCATTTACATGGACGATTTTACAGACTTAACTAAACGACATTCATCTTGGGATAAACATCCACAGATCATATTTGAGATAGGTTTAAGGTCTCAAGAATCTGATCCTGCTGAATGCTCATTGAATTTGCATGTAGTTCTCCCGTCTACTTATCCTCATGCAGCTCCTCAGATTACATTCAAGAATGTAATAAATGTGCCAGATGGCCAACTGAATAAGCTCAGGCaggaaatcaaagaaatacatCAAAGATCTAAAGGGCAAGAAATCATATATGAAATCATTATTGCAACGCAAGATGTCCTAGAAGATTCGCAGAAACATGTGGTAACTGATTCTTTAGAGGATCAGAGGCTGCAGCGGATCAGAGATGAAGAGGCTCGAATGAAACTCGAAGAAGAgcaaagacaaaaaatGATTGAAAAACAGAAGATGCAGGAACAGAAATTGATTGACGAAGTGTTCCAAAAAGAACTAGCTAAGAGAATGGATGATGAAGTGCTCGAATTCAGTAACGATAAGGAGATTGATTTATTGCCGCCTGCCGAATTGACCTCTTCGGGGCAGGCGTTCGTTTTTCCACAACTCATCACAGCAAAGCTACCTAATAACTCGCAGTATAAATTCAGAGCTGTTATACAACCTCAATCAATTAATTTATGTGACGATCCGCTATCTTTCGCATCCCAGATGCTTGTTAAACCATTTATTCCGGCTGAATCACCACTATATAAtgttttgaaatcttcGGATCAACTTGACAGCATTCAATACCTTTTGACAGAAGTGATATTGGACAATCCATACTTCAATACAAGCAATGGTAAAAAGGAAATATCTCTTTTGGAGAAAGACTTGGAAGCGGTGATACAGGTAAATCACGATAATGTGAATAGGCTTTATGCTTTCAGTGTCGAAAGGCTCGGTAGAAATAGCTCGACCTTCCAATGGAAGATAAGGTTGCTTACAGAATTTGCACAATTTACTACATTAAATGATATTGTGACATCTGTAGGATTCGTTAACTTGGCCACAGCCCGTGGGTGGCTGTTGAGACTACTTGAAGGTCTCGAAAATTTGCACAAACACGGAATTTCTCATAGATTAATTGATATGCATACTGTCCAACTTTCGAAAGATACTGATTTTGGTACAACAATCCCAAAATTGATTCATCCATCTTATGGGTACACTATTCTTTCCATGGTCACTAGATATCCTAGCAAAAACGGTGTGAAACTTGAATTACCCAATATTAAATGGATTGCACCAGAATTGGTCAAATTTAAAGGCAGCAAACCTCAAAGAAAAACGGATATCTGGCAATTGGCAGTGTTattcattatcatcattagTGGTGTTGACACCACCATAAACTTTAGCTCTCCGGATGAGTTCTTGGAAACTGTTGAAATGGATGACAGTCTATATGAATTTCTCAAAAAAATGCTACAACCTGAACCAAAACAAAGACTGACCCCATTAGAACTTCTTCcgatgaaatttttgagAACAAATATAGACGCTGGAATAAATAAGCTAAATCTATATCCAGATTCTCTCATTGATAATAAAACTTTGTCAACTTTGCCCTCATCATCAGGATCGCAAACCTTAAGATCACGGACTGCCTCTAGAGCATCAACTGATGGTGGTAGAAGGCGAAGTTTTAATATAGGGTCTCGCTTTTCCTCGTTGAATTCAGGATCTAGGTCCAGATATGCTACCGACTTCGAGGAAATTGCAGTACTTGGAAAGGGTGCTTATGGTCAAGTCGTCAAAGCTCGCAATGCATTAGATAGTAGATATTATGCGATCAAAAAGATAAGACACTCTGAAGAAAAGCTTTCTACAATACTAAGTGAAGTCATGCTTTTGGCAAGTTTAAACCACAGATATGTGGTTAGATATTATGCTGCTTGgttagaagaagaacaagcCAATCATGATAGTACTGCTATTGAAAGTGAAGATGAATTCAGTGATGATTCATATAGTTTCAGTAGCTCAGACGGGCAGGGTTCAATAAATAAGTCATTGACAGGTTTGAATAGCAATAACTGGGACTTTATATCGAACTCTTTCCAAGGATCTTATCCTGAAATTGTTTTCGGCAACTCCTccgatgaagatgaagatgaagctgaagatgaagatgcaACAGGCGTTTCAAAAGCATCTGCAAGTGAGGTAACTGGTTTAGACTCCTCAAAGAATGATACTCTACAGGAAGATGGTATTGGAGATATGAAGTTCGGTAGAGATAAACGTTCTaaaatgaaatcattaTCTGTTAAAAGTCCTCGTAAAAGTACTCTATTCATTCAGATGGAATACTGTGAAAACAGAACTCTTTATGACTTGATTCACACTGAGAGTCTAAACAACCAAAAAGAGGAGTACTGGAGACTTTTCCGTCAGATTTTAGAAGCATTGAGCTATATTCACTCTCAAGGAATTATTCATAGAGACTTGAAACCCatgaatattttcattgatgaatcTCGTAACATTAAAATCGGTGATTTTGGTTTGGCAAAGAATGTTCAGATATCCCAAGATACCTTAAGAAGGGACTCTTTTACTAGTGCAGGAAGTTCAGGTGATCTAACCTCAGCAATCGGGACTGCTTTATATGTTGCATCGGAAATAATAACCAGTCATGGTAACTATAATGAAAAAGTTGACATGTACTCATTAGGTATTatcttttttgaaatgattTACCCTTTTGATACAGGAATGGAAAGAGTCAACGTGATCAAGAAACTCAGGAACATTGATGTAGAGTTTCCATCAGATTTTGACGATAAGAAGCTACACACCgaaaaaaagattatcaaaCTACTTTTGGATCACGATCCCGTAAGGCGGCCTACTGCTTCTGCATTATTACGTAGTGGGTGGGTGCCAGTAAAGAATCAGGATGAATTAATAAAGgaagctttgaagaacatATCAGATCCTTCCTCTCCATGGCAACAGCAAGTGAGAGAAAATTTGTTCACTCAGCCGTACCATTTGTCAAGTGATATTTTATTCGATTTATCTAGATCAGATACAACACCATTTTTGCAGTTGTTGCGTGCACAGATGGTCGATGAAGTAATTAAAATTTTCAGAAGGCATGGTGctattgaaaacaatgagCCTCCTataatttttccaaaggCACCAATATATTCTACTCAAAATGTATACGAAGTTTTGGACCGGGGTGGCTCTGTGTTGCAATTGCAATACGATTTAACATATCCAATGGCAAGATACTTGTCAAAAAATCCCAATACAACATCCAAGCAATACCGTATGCAGTATGTTTTCCGACCCTCAGAGAGTACTCATTCGAGCACTGAGCCTAGAAAATTTGGTGAGGTGGATTTTGATATCATATCTAACTCTAGTACTGACTCTGCAGTCCACGATGCCGAGTGTTTGAAAGTCGTTGACGAAATTGTCTCTACCTTCCCCGTCTTTACCAACACCAACACCATCCTTGTCATCAACCATGCAGATATCTTGGATGGTGTGTTCAACTTCTGCAATATCGATAAGGCTCAACGGTCCCTTGTATCCCATATGCTATCTCAACTTGGTTTTGGGAGAGCATTCAAGGATTTGAAAATCGATCTAAGGTCGCAATTAAATATATCCTCTACCTCGTTGAATGATCTTgaactttttgatttcagaTCAGATTTAGAAACGTCCAAAAAGAGACTAAGCAAGCTTTTAGTTGATAGTCCCTACTTGAAGCGAATTGAGGAAGCATTTGGTTATGTCTCCAAAGTGGTTGACTACTTCAAACCATTAGGAGTAACACGAAATGTTGTGATATCACCCTTAAGTAACTATAACAATGGCTTCTACAAAGGTGGTATAATGTTCCAGTCCGTATTTGATAATGGCAGAACTAGGAGCCTAATAAGCGCAGGAGGTCGATACGATAATTTAATCTCATTGATTGCCAGACCATCTGGCGGAAAACTAAATCATATTCAAAAGGCGGTAGGGTTTAATTTAGCTTGGGAAACTATGTTTTTGATAGTAAAAAATTACTTCAAGTTAGCAGGAGGAAGAACCAACAAAAAGTTCACTAAAAGCATTAAAGTAGGTAATAATGAATGGAAACCGAAGAGGTGTGAGGTTTTAGTTTCTAGTTTCTCGAATTCCATTTTAAATACTGTCGGAATCGAGGTTGTCAGCAAACTTTGGAAAGCTGGCATTAGTGCGGATATTGTTAGAGGCtgtttttctgttgaagaCGTCATAACTTCAGCTCAAAAAGATGGTGTTGATTGGATTGTCTTGATTAAGCAACAAAGTTACTCCATCGCCAATACCAAAAGGAAGTACAAACCactcaaaatcaaaaatttaaGCACAAACTTTGATGCTGACATGGATATCGATGAATTTTTGTCGTTATATgaagattctttcaacagGGAGGCTAACAATGACTTACCAATGAAAGACGATTTCTTTAGTGAACATGATGACAGAAATAAGTGGGATGACAATAGCAGCCAGGAGAGAAGCCAAGATGGGGAGAGCGACACTATTTCTGCAGCCGGTCCCCAAAAGGTGATTTTCATTCCTAATCCAGCCACTCGAGCAAAGGGAAAGCCAAGCAAAAAAGACAAATGGgtctttgaagaatctgCAAGGAACGCTTCTAGACAATTGATTCACAGTTTGTCTTCTGTTCCTATATTTGCTGTCGATGCCATTCATGATGAAACTCTAGAGATCATTTCCATTACATCTCTTTCACAGAAAGATGAATGGCTTAGAAAAGTATTTGGGTCTGCTGCGAATTCAGCTCCAAGAAGTTTTGcaacaaatatatataacaacctttcaaaagaagcagCGAAAGGCGGCAGATGGGCCATCGTTCACTGTAACAAAACTGGTAAGTCGTGTGTAGTGGACTTGCAACGATAA
- the DPP1 gene encoding bifunctional diacylglycerol diphosphate phosphatase/phosphatidate phosphatase (similar to uniprot|Q05521 Saccharomyces cerevisiae YDR284C DPP1 Diacylglycerol pyrophosphate (DGPP) phosphatase zinc- regulated vacuolar membrane-associated lipid phosphatase dephosphorylates DGPP to phosphatidate (PA) and Pi then PA to diacylglycerol involved in lipid signaling and cell metabolism) yields the protein MGIDRVSFGTDRLKFYKSLKKWKLTDLILCVVLFLVNIPVYYQKPFQRQFFINDLTISHPFAEVEMVNNHALIVYSYFVPFFTIILFSLLLADSKHRWYLMYISLLGLSFTWISTSLLTNYLKNWFGRHRPDFLARCAPKHGTPKNTLVYAIDVCTSTDYAVLYDGFRTTPSGHSSESFAGLGFLFLWLCGQLLTELPETGSWRTIVACLPLVGASVIALSRTQDYRHHFVDVMLGSLLGILVAHWSYRRYFPSIHSKLPFKPLLDDSDVVLEEYSQVRSSGTDEELLPISRSTNNN from the coding sequence ATGGGCATAGATCGTGTATCTTTCGGTACAGATAGGCTAAAGTTCTACAAGTCTCTtaaaaaatggaaactcactgatttgattttatGTGTCGTACTATTTCTTGTGAATATTCCTGTGTACTATCAGAAACCGTTTCAAAGACAATTCTTTATTAACGACTTGACTATTTCACATCCGTTTGCTGAGGTTGAGATGGTAAATAACCATGCCTTGATAGTTTACAGTTATTTCGTTCCATTTTTTACTATCATTCTATTTTCCTTACTACTAGCAGATAGCAAGCACAGATGGTATTTGATGTACATTTCTTTACTTGGGCTTTCTTTCACATGGATTTCGACTTCTTTGTTGACaaattatttgaaaaattggttTGGTAGACACAGACCAGATTTTTTGGCTCGTTGTGCTCCCAAGCATGGTACACCAAAGAACACTTTGGTGTATGCTATCGACGTTTGTACAAGTACCGATTACGCTGTGTTATATGATGGATTCAGAACCACACCATCTGGTCACTCCAGTGAATCCTTTGCTGGTCTAGGGTTCTTGTTCCTATGGTTATGTGGGCAATTGTTGACTGAATTACCCGAAACGGGCTCTTGGAGAACAATCGTTGCGTGTTTACCATTAGTTGGTGCATCTGTTATAGCATTAAGCAGGACGCAGGATTACAGACACCATTTCGTTGATGTTATGCTGGGTTCTCTACTTGGTATCTTGGTTGCACATTGGTCTTACAGAAGATATTTCCCTTCAATCCATTCCAAACTTCCTTTCAAGCCACTTTTGGACGATTCTGATGTGGTGTTGGAGGAATACTCTCAAGTTCGTTCTTCCGGTACTGATGAAGAGCTACTTCCAATTTCTCGTTCAACCAATAATAACTAA
- the YIM1 gene encoding Yim1p (similar to uniprot|P28625 Saccharomyces cerevisiae YMR152W): MYTLFYVEVLLCNGHQQIKRKKHRGKKRKTKKMYEMILRYKGMSCVSSWLLYRCYCVRSVSLHLIYANNSSRYLLFNSELFHIRNKTLQKGDRMVTNRALTYVNSSTPLKIIENEIDLDNCYGDKEIVVKVHAAAFNPIDFILHDFANKWLVGSKPKTIGRDYSGEIVKVGEKVDKEWAVGDKVCGLFDAVYNEQGAMRDYLVFDPESSRTKLLTKLPEFHDAQHSDYVLGAAWPLVFTTTIQGFTDYGQKFGPDSNILVLGASTSVGFHVIKIAKELYNVNAVVGTCNSKSFERNKEVGCDYCIAYDTEDIPVRLKEVITDELKGQKFDLIFDCAGYNDLIPHINDYLKPKNQNSQYINITGTVKYQFDPKKQTKGFIWKSLLGMCRFHRSFNYHFLLMRTERSIGPKFKEFLSNGHYHPPIDSVTPLDQYKTAETKMRSYGAKGKMVISFE; the protein is encoded by the coding sequence ATGTATACTCTATTCTATGTAGAGGTCTTGCTTTGCAATGGGCATCAGCAGataaagaggaagaaacaCAGGGgcaaaaaaagaaaaacaaaaaaaatgtatGAAATGATTTTACGATATAAAGGGATGAGCTGTGTTTCCAGTTGGTTGTTGTATCGGTGCTATTGTGTTAGGAGTGTCTCATTACACCTCATTTACGCTAACAATTCCTCAAGATATTTGCTATTCAATAGTGAACTTTTTCACATACGTAACAAGACATTGCAAAAAGGGGACAGGATGGTTACAAACAGGGCGTTGACATATGTCAACTCTTCTACTCCATTGAagatcattgaaaatgaaattgacTTGGATAATTGCTACGgagataaagaaattgtaGTTAAAGTTCACGCAGCTGCTTTCAATCCAATTGACTTTATACTTCACGACTTTGCAAACAAATGGCTCGTTGGTTCAAAACCAAAGACTATTGGTAGAGATTATTCGGGAGAAATTGTGAAGGTAGGCGAGAAAGTTGATAAAGAATGGGCTGTTGGCGACAAAGTTTGTGGGTTGTTTGATGCTGTTTATAATGAGCAAGGTGCTATGAGAGATTACCTAGTGTTTGATCCAGAAAGCTCAAGAACTAAATTGTTGACAAAGCTTCCGGAATTCCATGACGCACAGCATAGTGATTATGTTTTAGGTGCTGCTTGGCCCTTAGTGTTTACCACTACCATTCAGGGATTCACCGATTATGGTCAAAAATTCGGCCCGGATTCGAACATCTTAGTGCTAGGTGCCTCGACAAGTGTTGGATTTCACGTTATTAAAATTGCTAAGGAACTTTACAATGTAAATGCAGTCGTTGGGACATGTAATTCTAAGTCAttcgaaagaaataaagaagttGGCTGTGATTATTGTATTGCTTATGACACAGAGGATATCCCCGTACGATTGAAGGAAGTAATTACTGACGAGCTTAAGGGACAGAAATTTGATCTTATCTTCGATTGCGCGGGTTACAACGATTTGATCCCCCATATCAACGATTACTTAAAAccaaagaatcaaaattcCCAGTACATCAATATTACCGGTACCGTTAAATATCAATTCGATCCTAAAAAGCAAACGAAGGGATTTATCTGGAAAAGTCTCCTTGGTATGTGCCGTTTCCATCGTTCCTTCAACTATCATTTCTTGCTAATGCGTACCGAGCGTAGTATTGGCCCcaaatttaaagaattCTTGTCGAATGGACACTATCATCCACCAATTGACAGCGTGACTCCATTGGATCAATATAAAACTGCCGAAACAAAAATGAGAAGCTATGGGGCAAAGGGGAAGATGGTGATTTCATTTGAatga